One segment of Candidatus Manganitrophus noduliformans DNA contains the following:
- a CDS encoding type 1 glutamine amidotransferase domain-containing protein produces MAENIRLEGLRVAILVTDDFEQVELTEPKKALEEAGASTSIIAPHPGQVQGMNHDEKADRFNVDQTLDQSNPDDYDAVLLPGGAINADALRMEPKAQEFVRKIEAANKPIAFICHAPWLLVSAGLVNGRTLTGYYTLQDDIRNAGGRWWDLPLVHDDNWISSRFPKDIPIFNQGMIELFSDYQEMEEYEEAA; encoded by the coding sequence ATGGCAGAGAATATCAGATTGGAGGGACTGCGGGTTGCGATTCTGGTGACCGATGATTTCGAGCAGGTGGAGTTAACGGAGCCGAAGAAGGCGCTGGAGGAGGCCGGGGCGAGTACGAGCATCATTGCGCCCCATCCCGGCCAGGTCCAGGGGATGAATCACGATGAGAAGGCCGACCGCTTCAATGTCGATCAGACGCTCGATCAGTCGAACCCCGATGATTATGATGCGGTTCTTTTGCCCGGCGGGGCGATCAATGCCGACGCTTTACGGATGGAGCCGAAGGCGCAGGAGTTCGTAAGGAAGATCGAAGCGGCCAACAAGCCGATCGCTTTTATCTGCCACGCGCCGTGGCTGCTTGTCTCGGCGGGGCTGGTCAACGGCCGAACGTTAACCGGCTACTACACCCTCCAGGACGACATCCGCAACGCCGGAGGACGCTGGTGGGACCTGCCGCTGGTGCATGACGACAACTGGATCAGCAGCCGCTTTCCGAAAGATATCCCGATTTTTAATCAAGGAATGATCGAGCTTTTCTCCGACTATCAAGAGATGGAGGAATACGAAGAGGCGGCGTAG
- a CDS encoding thioredoxin domain-containing protein, with product MLLAGAAAGLYLFYPLRSEAPVQAERREAESAPPAPFKPVPAKPVPAQFPVRGAPSAPVTIEEFSDFQCPFCARSVSTVKRILEEYPGEVRWIFRHFPVFESHPDAPAIHMVAMAAGEQGRFWEMHDLLFENRDRVARDDIFGYARRLNLDMARFEASLGDRSLITRMEADYNEAIERGVRATPTFFINGRKVEGAIPYSLFKREVETALAAVKGAVKP from the coding sequence GTGCTTCTGGCGGGAGCGGCCGCCGGTCTCTATCTGTTTTACCCGCTCCGTTCGGAAGCGCCCGTCCAAGCGGAGCGGCGTGAGGCCGAGAGCGCTCCCCCTGCTCCATTCAAACCGGTCCCGGCCAAACCGGTCCCGGCTCAATTTCCGGTCCGCGGAGCGCCGTCGGCGCCGGTGACAATCGAGGAGTTCTCCGACTTTCAATGTCCCTTCTGCGCCCGGAGCGTTTCAACCGTCAAGCGGATTCTCGAAGAGTACCCCGGCGAGGTCCGATGGATCTTCCGCCACTTCCCGGTCTTTGAGTCTCATCCGGACGCCCCGGCGATCCACATGGTTGCGATGGCCGCCGGCGAACAGGGCCGCTTCTGGGAGATGCACGACCTTCTCTTTGAAAACCGGGACCGCGTCGCCCGAGACGACATTTTCGGCTATGCCCGCCGGCTGAATCTCGACATGGCGCGGTTTGAGGCCTCCCTGGGCGATCGGAGTCTTATCACTCGGATGGAGGCCGATTATAACGAAGCGATCGAACGGGGGGTCCGGGCGACGCCGACCTTCTTCATCAACGGGCGCAAGGTGGAAGGGGCGATCCCCTATTCCCTCTTCAAACGAGAGGTCGAAACGGCCCTCGCCGCCGTAAAGGGAGCCGTGAAACCCTAA